The Mercurialis annua linkage group LG2, ddMerAnnu1.2, whole genome shotgun sequence genome contains a region encoding:
- the LOC126668543 gene encoding uncharacterized protein LOC126668543, protein MEELDKYDPKIREYLNEVGFKKWTTVHSASNRYSTMTSNIAESLNATNIAARELPISTMLEFLRSLLTIYTLSKKTKTPFSVDLEKGTCCCRRFQTDKIPCAHAISVIRKYKNDPLLYCSKYYMKKTYINTYGSTVYPMTNKSTWNTPQEVNDVIVLPPESRTKSGRPKKKRILAGHKKWSKNKCTVCKKMGHNKKTCRG, encoded by the exons ATGGAAGAGCTTGACAAATATGACCCAAAGATAAGAGAGTACCTAAATGAAGtcggttttaaaaaatggaCGACAGTCCATTCCGCAAGTAATAGGTATTCAACAATGACTTCCAACATTGCTGAGTCTTTAAATGCAACAAACATAGCTGCAAGAGAACTGCCCATATCGACGATGCTCGAGTTTCTACGTTCGCTT CTTACAATTTATACACtgtcaaaaaaaacaaaaactccCTTCTCAGTGGATTTGGAAAAAGGAACATGCTGTTGTAGAAGATTCCAAACAGATAAAATACCTTGCGCACACGCAATTTCTGTGATTAGGAAATAcaaaaatgatcctttgttatATTGTTCTAAGTACTACATGAAGAAGACGTACATAAACACATATGGTAGCACTGTCTATCCAATGACAAATAAGTCAACATGGAATACACCTCAAGAAGTAAACGATGTAATTGTGCTGCCTCCTGAATCAAGAACAAAGTCTGGCAGACCGAAGAAGAAACGCATATTGGCGGGACATAAAAAATGGTCAAAAAACAAATGCACAGTTTGCAAGAAGATGGGacacaataaaaaaacatgcaGAGGATGA